One segment of Pseudobythopirellula maris DNA contains the following:
- a CDS encoding choice-of-anchor A family protein, whose translation MSARIALAAARTFCAACFTLALAALFAAPAAASVLLYDYNLVVGGDLVSTSNIRGKTVVGGSVTGANSADFAQGLNAADNSGVVTLLVGGDIATGNPLNIGAGDVRTGGSVSRILNFNGGGTLTSGDPTAPAAAQSIIDQIAPASDYYAGLTADSSVSPAGTQPAAVKFTATPGADNVAVFEVDAARFSDSKSQQYELLFGAGVDANTLFVFNVSGSSVTFNQGNFVGDFNNASRRPNMIWNFYEATTIDFDRMWNGTVLAPLADLTIRNNVEGSVFVGGDFDQRGEVHFPLFAGPTPPSPPPPGGEVPEPAAMLVWAMLGVTLGGVLRRR comes from the coding sequence ATGTCCGCACGAATCGCACTGGCCGCCGCCAGGACTTTCTGCGCCGCCTGCTTCACCTTGGCGCTGGCCGCTCTCTTTGCCGCGCCCGCCGCGGCGAGCGTTTTGCTGTACGACTACAACCTCGTGGTCGGCGGCGACTTGGTCTCCACGTCCAACATCCGCGGCAAGACCGTCGTCGGCGGCAGCGTCACGGGCGCCAACTCCGCCGACTTCGCCCAGGGCCTCAACGCCGCGGACAACAGCGGGGTGGTCACCCTGCTGGTCGGCGGCGACATCGCCACGGGCAACCCGCTGAACATCGGCGCGGGCGACGTGCGCACGGGCGGCTCGGTCTCGCGGATCCTCAACTTCAACGGCGGCGGCACGCTCACCTCCGGCGACCCGACCGCCCCGGCGGCCGCCCAGTCGATCATCGACCAGATCGCCCCCGCGTCGGACTACTACGCGGGGCTCACAGCCGACAGCAGCGTCAGCCCGGCCGGCACGCAGCCCGCGGCGGTCAAGTTCACCGCCACCCCGGGGGCCGACAACGTGGCCGTGTTCGAGGTCGACGCCGCGCGGTTCTCCGACAGCAAGTCGCAGCAGTACGAGCTGCTCTTCGGCGCCGGGGTCGACGCCAACACGCTGTTCGTTTTCAACGTCTCGGGCTCGAGCGTCACGTTCAACCAAGGCAACTTTGTCGGCGACTTCAACAACGCGTCGCGGCGGCCGAACATGATCTGGAACTTCTACGAAGCGACCACGATCGACTTCGACCGGATGTGGAACGGCACGGTCCTGGCGCCGCTGGCCGACCTGACGATCCGCAACAACGTGGAGGGATCGGTCTTCGTTGGCGGCGACTTCGACCAACGGGGCGAGGTCCACTTCCCGCTGTTCGCCGGCCCGACGCCCCCCTCGCCCCCGCCGCCCGGCGGCGAGGTCCCCGAGCCCGCCGCGATGTTGGTCTGGGCCATGCTCGGCGTCACGCTCGGCGGCGTTCTACGCCGCCGCTGA
- a CDS encoding endonuclease/exonuclease/phosphatase family protein gives MPRPAALLLLAIVAVFVATNAVADQPLRIATYNASLNRGSAGALAAELSSPGSNQPGRIAEVIQRINPDVLLINEFDYDPSGQAVEDFLTNYLGVSQNGLEPVEYDYWFSAPSNTGVQPEDELGEGFDFDFNNNGQTDNPDDAFGFGNFAGQYGMLVLSKHPIADEGVRTFQKFLWQDMPGAFLPDNLSTPETPADWYSPEELAAFRLSSKSHWDVPVEVAGETVHLLASHPTPPVFDGAEDRNGLRNHDEIRFWADYIDPSASGYIYDDEQFDLLGATPAEPTGGLAAGESFVILGDQNADPDEGDSSMDAAQQLTDHPLINNTFSPGGGFGPDPDDTAAFTGGLRVDYVLPSLDLTVVDDDDHTGVFWPLGSDPQFGAMTATDHRLVYVDFVIETLGGDYNFNGVVDAADFTVWRDNFGATGLVGMPGDGDDGTGLGSPDGVVDMADYDYWVAQFGQTLPGPAASVPEPAAAVLVLLAAPWARRRVR, from the coding sequence ATGCCACGCCCCGCCGCACTGCTGCTCTTGGCTATCGTCGCCGTGTTTGTCGCCACCAACGCGGTGGCCGACCAGCCGCTGAGGATCGCCACCTACAACGCGTCGCTCAATCGCGGCTCGGCCGGAGCGCTCGCCGCGGAGCTGAGCTCGCCCGGCAGCAACCAGCCGGGCCGCATCGCCGAGGTGATCCAGCGGATCAACCCCGACGTGCTGCTGATCAACGAGTTCGACTACGACCCCTCGGGGCAGGCGGTCGAAGACTTCCTGACGAACTACCTCGGCGTTTCGCAAAACGGCCTGGAGCCGGTCGAGTACGACTATTGGTTCAGCGCCCCGTCGAACACCGGCGTGCAGCCCGAGGACGAGCTCGGCGAGGGGTTCGACTTCGACTTCAACAACAACGGCCAAACCGACAACCCGGACGACGCCTTCGGCTTCGGCAATTTTGCCGGCCAGTACGGCATGCTGGTCCTCTCCAAGCACCCGATCGCCGACGAGGGTGTGCGGACGTTCCAGAAGTTCCTTTGGCAAGACATGCCCGGCGCGTTTCTGCCGGACAATCTGTCGACGCCCGAGACCCCGGCCGACTGGTACTCGCCGGAAGAGCTCGCCGCGTTCCGGCTCTCCTCTAAGAGCCACTGGGACGTGCCGGTCGAGGTGGCGGGCGAGACGGTCCACCTGCTCGCTTCGCATCCCACGCCGCCGGTGTTCGATGGGGCCGAGGACCGCAACGGCCTGCGCAACCACGACGAGATCCGCTTCTGGGCCGATTACATCGACCCGTCGGCGAGCGGCTACATCTACGACGACGAGCAGTTCGACCTGCTCGGCGCCACACCCGCCGAACCGACGGGCGGTTTGGCGGCGGGCGAGTCGTTCGTGATCCTCGGCGACCAAAACGCCGACCCCGACGAGGGCGACAGCTCGATGGACGCCGCCCAACAGCTCACCGATCACCCGCTGATTAACAACACGTTCTCGCCGGGCGGAGGATTCGGGCCCGACCCAGACGACACCGCCGCGTTTACCGGCGGGCTGCGTGTTGACTACGTCCTCCCGTCGCTCGACCTGACGGTGGTTGACGACGATGACCACACCGGCGTCTTCTGGCCGCTCGGCTCCGACCCGCAGTTCGGCGCCATGACGGCGACCGACCACCGTCTGGTGTACGTCGACTTCGTCATCGAGACGCTCGGCGGCGACTACAACTTCAACGGCGTTGTCGACGCGGCCGACTTCACCGTGTGGCGTGACAATTTTGGGGCGACCGGCCTGGTTGGTATGCCCGGCGACGGCGACGACGGCACGGGCCTTGGCTCGCCCGACGGCGTGGTCGACATGGCCGACTACGACTATTGGGTCGCGCAATTCGGCCAAACGCTGCCCGGGCCCGCCGCGTCGGTCCCCGAGCCCGCAGCCGCGGTGCTCGTCCTGCTCGCCGCCCCCTGGGCCCGCCGCCGCGTTCGCTAG
- a CDS encoding BNR repeat-containing protein: MIAFGVDGEGYLHLAWGMHNHDLRYIRSASPATLAGPIAFGEEITVTGSAEGLVTYPQFYNTPAGDLLFSYRTGNDSGGGSGNGDTQVNRCDLSARRWEPMHRPLFDGDPAPSEDAEPRTVNSYPNNLAWGLDGELHMTWTCRDTWRWQSNSHLYYARSSDGGATWRTSSGEPLPLPLSEANAERIAVIPEGSSLINQASMTVDREGRPLVATWWAPGAHDSPPNHSREYMLVHHDGERWRTSQITHRNAQDDSRRAEDVRDLARPIVLVDDTGRTLVVMRYDRRGDVVTVAHSTDRKNWELLDLTIEPLGTWEPNHDAELWRREGRLHLLHQRVGLGERSSPIGVLEWDARGYFVGR, encoded by the coding sequence GTGATCGCCTTCGGCGTCGACGGCGAGGGCTATCTGCACCTAGCGTGGGGCATGCACAACCACGACCTGCGCTACATCCGATCGGCGTCGCCCGCTACGCTCGCCGGACCGATCGCCTTTGGCGAGGAGATCACGGTGACCGGCTCGGCCGAGGGGCTCGTGACTTACCCGCAGTTCTACAACACGCCCGCGGGCGACTTGCTGTTCAGCTATCGCACCGGCAACGATTCGGGGGGCGGCTCGGGCAACGGCGACACGCAGGTGAATCGCTGCGACTTGTCTGCCCGCCGGTGGGAGCCGATGCACCGGCCGCTGTTCGACGGCGACCCGGCGCCTAGCGAAGACGCTGAGCCCCGCACGGTGAACTCCTATCCCAACAACCTGGCTTGGGGCCTGGACGGCGAGCTGCACATGACCTGGACCTGCCGCGACACCTGGCGGTGGCAATCCAACAGCCATCTCTACTACGCCCGGTCAAGCGATGGCGGCGCGACGTGGCGCACGAGCAGCGGCGAACCCCTCCCGCTGCCGCTCAGCGAAGCGAACGCCGAGCGGATCGCCGTGATCCCCGAGGGTAGCTCGCTGATCAACCAGGCGTCGATGACCGTCGATCGCGAAGGCAGACCGCTGGTGGCGACTTGGTGGGCGCCCGGTGCGCACGACTCGCCCCCCAATCACTCGCGTGAGTACATGCTGGTGCACCACGACGGCGAGCGCTGGCGCACCTCGCAGATCACCCACCGCAACGCGCAAGACGACAGCCGCCGGGCCGAGGACGTGCGCGACCTCGCCCGCCCGATCGTGCTCGTCGACGACACGGGCCGCACCCTTGTGGTGATGCGCTACGACCGCCGCGGCGACGTGGTCACCGTGGCCCACAGCACCGACCGCAAGAACTGGGAGCTGCTCGACCTCACGATCGAGCCGCTCGGCACGTGGGAGCCCAACCACGACGCCGAGCTGTGGCGCCGCGAGGGTCGGCTGCACCTGCTCCACCAGCGGGTCGGCCTCGGCGAGCGCAGCTCGCCGATCGGCGTGCTGGAGTGGGACGCGCGGGGCTACTTCGTCGGCCGGTAG